A region of Lacinutrix sp. Hel_I_90 DNA encodes the following proteins:
- a CDS encoding four helix bundle protein, which translates to MDNGNLKNEMKFKFEDVILWQKGMDFGENMNILSKTFPKDEIFNLSSQLKRAADSIALNMSEGSTLQS; encoded by the coding sequence ATGGATAATGGAAATTTAAAAAATGAGATGAAGTTTAAATTTGAAGATGTAATCCTTTGGCAAAAAGGAATGGATTTTGGTGAGAATATGAATATTTTATCTAAGACATTTCCCAAAGATGAAATATTTAATCTGTCATCTCAATTAAAACGAGCAGCAGATTCTATTGCATTAAATATGTCTGAGGGTTCAACTTTACAGTCTTGA
- a CDS encoding AAA family ATPase produces MEHNSTFPIKQNELNMLRDEASGYLKSIQWEQGARAKNKDKDAKDESILLYLSRANTGSAATEVTSVSKTILALKKRLLPDSIAIPVYLNQTLFAVQEGLALGIWVKDSYYDASGLSSLNERKASLDTNGKREYESKMHTATAFMLFATAYNILHNLKPQASDDLSVMKQKFAGLPEVSFMSPLKGVACALFYFDKYLGHPDIIKSDKDVVDFSVVYFEALIDEIQIRKSSLEYTETIVDRTYKLENSEFAVSGWDNVFAGTAKSIEFNKIQFEQIVGNRDAKHFARRLTERMLSYDFEAKKNPFQELGGFMPVFMGYGIPGTGKSMLIAAIATRLKEHCDNLDIPFLFHPMPDTLISTFQGGSAEKMVEWMKPMQDPSKLIFAPIDDAENNLQERTAQGVSAGVKEVIGVFLRYTEGAYAVNYGNSSIGLFTNLPEMLDKAVISRVQGRFKIDGAQTEHDFLDQDHLWWRKLEQTMPNFVNMASPSDYEFLKDQGLAKSMGDILNRVEKPSETRVLEAYNKAEKLNNVSEHEFFANLYLEIQKIFPFFSSRDVRNIQSAISLRLTDFDLEQDWFDNPEIYFKQNYETKFNMLQELMKQNMKGLDFSEIRRQEVVRYLDNVATIADTDFKRKVDARVNQMNIDLKARETFNHE; encoded by the coding sequence ATGGAACACAATTCAACATTTCCTATAAAACAAAACGAACTCAACATGCTTCGCGATGAAGCCAGTGGTTACTTAAAAAGTATTCAATGGGAGCAAGGTGCAAGGGCTAAAAACAAAGATAAAGATGCAAAAGACGAGTCTATTTTACTCTATCTGTCTCGGGCCAATACTGGTAGTGCAGCTACAGAGGTTACTTCGGTCTCTAAAACTATTTTAGCTTTAAAAAAACGCTTGTTACCAGATTCTATTGCGATTCCTGTATACTTAAATCAGACATTATTTGCTGTACAAGAAGGGTTGGCATTAGGAATTTGGGTAAAGGATAGTTATTACGATGCCTCAGGACTATCGAGTTTAAATGAGCGCAAAGCAAGCTTAGATACTAATGGAAAGCGAGAATACGAAAGTAAAATGCATACGGCAACCGCATTCATGTTATTTGCAACCGCGTATAATATTCTGCACAATTTAAAACCGCAGGCTTCAGACGATTTGTCTGTGATGAAACAAAAGTTTGCTGGGTTGCCAGAAGTGTCTTTTATGTCGCCTCTAAAAGGTGTGGCTTGCGCGTTATTTTATTTCGATAAATATTTAGGACATCCCGATATTATTAAAAGTGATAAAGATGTTGTTGATTTTTCAGTGGTTTATTTCGAAGCTTTAATTGATGAAATTCAAATACGTAAAAGTAGTTTAGAATACACCGAAACCATTGTAGACCGCACGTATAAGCTTGAAAATTCTGAATTTGCCGTTTCAGGTTGGGACAATGTATTCGCGGGTACGGCGAAAAGTATAGAATTTAATAAAATTCAGTTTGAACAAATCGTAGGGAATAGAGATGCCAAGCATTTTGCACGACGATTAACTGAGCGTATGTTAAGTTATGATTTTGAAGCCAAGAAAAATCCGTTTCAGGAATTGGGTGGTTTCATGCCTGTTTTTATGGGTTACGGCATTCCAGGAACAGGAAAAAGTATGTTAATTGCTGCCATTGCTACACGATTAAAAGAGCATTGCGATAATTTGGACATTCCTTTTTTGTTCCATCCCATGCCAGATACGTTAATTAGTACCTTTCAAGGGGGGTCAGCTGAGAAAATGGTGGAGTGGATGAAACCCATGCAGGATCCTTCAAAATTAATTTTTGCGCCTATTGATGATGCCGAAAATAATTTACAAGAAAGAACCGCACAAGGTGTTTCGGCCGGTGTAAAAGAAGTTATTGGTGTTTTTCTGCGCTATACAGAAGGGGCTTATGCCGTTAATTATGGCAATAGTTCTATTGGTTTATTTACAAATTTACCAGAAATGTTAGATAAAGCGGTCATTTCTCGTGTACAAGGCCGTTTTAAAATTGATGGCGCACAAACAGAACATGATTTTTTAGATCAAGATCATTTATGGTGGCGAAAACTAGAGCAGACCATGCCTAATTTTGTAAATATGGCAAGCCCTTCAGATTACGAGTTTTTAAAAGATCAAGGGTTAGCAAAGAGTATGGGAGATATTTTAAATCGTGTTGAAAAGCCATCAGAAACACGTGTTTTAGAAGCTTATAATAAGGCTGAAAAGCTAAATAACGTGAGTGAGCATGAGTTTTTTGCTAATTTATATTTAGAAATTCAAAAGATTTTCCCCTTCTTCTCTTCAAGAGATGTACGTAATATTCAATCTGCGATTTCATTGCGTTTAACCGACTTCGATTTAGAACAAGATTGGTTTGATAATCCTGAAATTTATTTTAAGCAGAATTACGAAACCAAGTTTAATATGCTTCAGGAATTAATGAAGCAAAACATGAAAGGTTTAGATTTTTCAGAGATAAGACGACAAGAAGTGGTGCGCTATTTAGATAACGTCGCCACCATTGCAGATACAGATTTTAAACGTAAAGTAGATGCGAGAGTGAATCAAATGAATATTGATTTGAAAGCTAGAGAAACATTTAATCATGAGTAA
- a CDS encoding DUF6638 family protein produces the protein MQKLKQANLYRSELIPVSGKLVERYNKCLIKLGFTPTKLANFSIDGIGWSPEIAEEKKNLHYLNNGEANPHAILISPLQKGMPVYVPFHSFDREMMQLVFRTHRQKINDITRDSAICLDFDQNIDAFYEPLDLLKYDKVTIHFHLMDNLDAVQKEQLTLIEIFKHGHNFIDENLHQQLLESSKTYGDLRDRDLELHELQYSTDSFYTKAFGGVYVLRDFISDILVFEDLKWYKEAIKDTTHEVLIYHISQPELMEKLRDHIIIECDLEAIAKTARYERIKKFEFASDLKETQHPIKTILNDKVLFKSYLNKLDIDSRKRVMSVERYLEKLEVSNQFKIADIVDAKFYEALHQPHSSLSSKHIDLIWKLLINVSAKDVLFLYWYDKEQFYKSYDTWDASLKEWVIQEIRNNI, from the coding sequence ATGCAAAAACTAAAACAAGCGAATTTATATAGAAGCGAACTCATTCCTGTAAGTGGAAAACTCGTTGAGCGTTATAATAAATGCTTGATTAAACTAGGTTTCACACCAACAAAACTGGCTAATTTTTCGATTGATGGTATTGGCTGGAGCCCAGAAATAGCAGAAGAAAAAAAGAATCTTCATTACTTGAATAATGGAGAGGCCAATCCGCATGCCATATTAATTTCGCCTTTACAAAAAGGGATGCCGGTTTATGTACCCTTTCATTCTTTCGATCGCGAGATGATGCAACTGGTGTTTAGAACACACCGTCAGAAAATTAACGATATTACACGAGATAGCGCCATTTGTTTAGATTTTGACCAGAATATTGATGCCTTTTATGAGCCTTTAGACCTATTAAAATATGATAAGGTGACCATTCATTTTCATTTGATGGACAACTTAGATGCCGTTCAAAAAGAGCAATTGACCTTAATAGAAATCTTTAAACACGGTCATAATTTTATAGATGAAAACCTACATCAGCAATTACTAGAATCATCAAAGACCTATGGTGATTTAAGGGATCGGGATTTAGAGTTACATGAATTGCAATATAGTACCGATTCCTTTTATACAAAGGCGTTTGGTGGTGTTTATGTGCTGCGTGATTTTATTTCAGACATTCTTGTTTTCGAAGACCTGAAATGGTATAAAGAAGCTATTAAAGATACCACTCACGAGGTGCTAATTTATCATATTTCACAACCCGAATTAATGGAGAAACTTCGGGATCATATTATTATTGAATGTGATTTAGAGGCCATAGCTAAAACAGCCCGTTACGAACGCATTAAAAAGTTTGAATTTGCTTCAGATTTAAAAGAAACGCAGCACCCTATTAAAACTATTTTAAATGATAAGGTGTTGTTTAAGAGTTATTTAAATAAATTAGATATCGATTCAAGAAAACGAGTCATGAGCGTGGAGCGCTATTTAGAAAAATTGGAAGTAAGTAATCAGTTTAAGATTGCCGATATAGTAGATGCTAAGTTCTATGAAGCGCTGCATCAACCACATTCGTCTCTGTCGTCAAAGCATATCGATTTAATTTGGAAACTTTTAATTAATGTATCTGCTAAAGATGTTTTATTTTTATACTGGTACGATAAAGAACAGTTTTATAAAAGTTATGATACTTGGGATGCGTCACTAAAAGAATGGGTCATTCAGGAAATTCGTAACAATATTTGA
- a CDS encoding NUDIX domain-containing protein: MSNNRIKNLKSELLSKYRYTLSKLTFDYHLNNGEWVTQIRECYARGNGAVILLYNIEKQTVVLTRQLRIPSYMNGNTSGLLIEACAGLLDGDNPEDCIKKETEEETGYRLTEVKKVLEAYSSPGVLTEVLHYFIAEYSADMKVSKGGGAENETEDIEVLEMPFKEAIELMSNGNIKDLKTICLLQYAQINNIFKN, from the coding sequence ATGAGTAATAATAGAATTAAGAATTTAAAAAGTGAATTATTATCTAAATATCGGTATACCTTAAGCAAGCTAACGTTTGACTATCACTTAAATAATGGGGAATGGGTAACTCAAATTCGTGAATGCTATGCTCGTGGCAATGGTGCTGTGATACTTTTGTATAACATAGAAAAACAAACGGTAGTGTTAACACGACAGTTAAGAATTCCGTCTTATATGAACGGGAACACATCGGGTTTACTTATTGAGGCATGTGCTGGTTTGTTAGATGGTGACAACCCTGAAGATTGTATAAAAAAAGAGACAGAAGAAGAAACAGGGTATCGCTTGACAGAGGTAAAAAAAGTTCTGGAAGCTTATTCTTCGCCAGGCGTGCTTACAGAAGTACTACACTATTTTATAGCTGAATATTCTGCGGATATGAAAGTAAGTAAAGGTGGCGGCGCAGAAAATGAAACAGAAGACATTGAAGTACTTGAGATGCCTTTTAAGGAGGCAATAGAATTGATGAGTAACGGGAACATAAAAGATCTTAAAACGATTTGTCTTTTGCAATATGCACAGATAAATAACATTTTTAAGAATTAA